The stretch of DNA CATTGATTTGTAAGGAAAGGGAAAACGACGCTTTTCCCTTTCCGTGGAGCGAAAAGTCCCGGATTGGACTTTTTGCGGGTTCCTGGAAACTTTTTACGAGGTTTCCCGGTATCGGTTCAGGATGAGAGGGGCCGCTATTTTGAAAAAGCTGGGGAGGGGGCAGAAATGAGAGATGTGAAGGGAGCCGAAAAGGAACCCGGAAAGAGAATTCCGGGTATCGACAGGGCCGTCTGGAAAACAGTTTTGGACCGGCTGACTGCCTCGGCCCTTGCTGTCGCTTTCGCCATGGGACTCGTTTTCGCTACGCCGGTCACCGGCGCCGCTTTCAGGAATCTCACCAAGGGCGGACCTGTCCCCGACTTCACCCTGAAGGATCTCGAGGGGATGGACCGCACCCTGTCCGCCGAAAAAGGCAAGGTCGTTGTCCTCGGGTTTGTCAAACCGGACCAGGATCGCTCCATAAAGGTGCTCAACGCCCTCGAAGAAGTGAGCGGCACCCTGCTAAACGACGGGGTGACAGTGTGGGTCGTGTCGGCGAAGGCCGAGGACCCGGCGGCTATCAAGACTCTCGTGGAAAAGATGAGCCTCCAATACCCCATTCTCGTGGACGAAGATCAGAAACTGTACGGCGAGTATGGGCTGTTCACTTTCCCTGTCACCGCGATCATCGACCAGGAGGGCAGCTTCGTCTTCGATTACTCCTCCTACAGCGGCGATTACACCGAAACGATTGTCAACGAGGCGCGGATGCTCCTCGGGTTGATCAGCCGGGAGGAACTGGAAAAGAGCAGTGAGAAAACCGAGATCGTGGAAAAGAGCAAGGAGGAAAAGGAAGCCGACCGCGCCCTGCAGATGGGGAAAGTTCTCCTTGAAAGAGGGTTCGGGACCAAGGCGCTGCCCAAATTCGAGCAGGCTCTTGCGCTGAACCCGTCCCTGGTCGAGGGAAGGCTCCTTTCCGGCGAGATCTACCTCAAAGAGGAACAGTACGACAAGGCCCGTGAACAGTTCGAGAAGGTCTTCGAGGTCGAGGCCAGCTCCAACGAGGCCCGGATCGGCATGGCTTCCGTCTTCATTGCCGAGGGGAAATTCGATGAAGCCGAGGAGCAGCTTCAGAAGGCAATCGCTCTTAACCCCGATCCCACCCTGGCTCTATAC from bacterium encodes:
- a CDS encoding tetratricopeptide repeat protein, producing MRDVKGAEKEPGKRIPGIDRAVWKTVLDRLTASALAVAFAMGLVFATPVTGAAFRNLTKGGPVPDFTLKDLEGMDRTLSAEKGKVVVLGFVKPDQDRSIKVLNALEEVSGTLLNDGVTVWVVSAKAEDPAAIKTLVEKMSLQYPILVDEDQKLYGEYGLFTFPVTAIIDQEGSFVFDYSSYSGDYTETIVNEARMLLGLISREELEKSSEKTEIVEKSKEEKEADRALQMGKVLLERGFGTKALPKFEQALALNPSLVEGRLLSGEIYLKEEQYDKAREQFEKVFEVEASSNEARIGMASVFIAEGKFDEAEEQLQKAIALNPDPTLALYRLGQIYEKKSDVQKAMETYRNALERVLKKSGK